Proteins encoded in a region of the Rutidosis leptorrhynchoides isolate AG116_Rl617_1_P2 chromosome 9, CSIRO_AGI_Rlap_v1, whole genome shotgun sequence genome:
- the LOC139869202 gene encoding uncharacterized protein produces MDNDLCELIKSFTFEEGEKDKWIWNLHPCEKYLTNALTKIGRIPVRVELDKRGIDLDSVRCTVCDNDLETVEHILLKCSFAKDTWNRVFRWWGIDRPLYSCLEEMFIGDIGGSKSMLWQAVEWVSGYLIWKNRNLTLFQRKKGNGPMMLNEV; encoded by the exons ATGGATAACGATTTATGCGAGTTGATCAAGTCCTTTACGTTCGAGGAGGGTGAAAAGGATAAATGGATATGGAATCTGCATCCGTGTGAAAAATACTTAACAAATGCTTTAACAAAAATT GGAAGAATTCCGGTTAGAGTGGAGCTTGATAAAAGAGGAATTGATTTAGATTCGGTTCGATGCACCGTTTGTGATAACGATCTCGAAACTGTCGAACATATTCTCCTAAAGTGTTCATTCGCAAAGGATACATGGAATCGAGTTTTTAGATGGTGGGGAATTGACCGACCACTATATTCATGTTTGGAAGAAATGTTCATTGGAGATATTGGAGGTTCAAAATCCATGCTGTGGCAAGCCGTTGAGTGGGTAAGCGGGTATCTAATTTGGAAAAATCGTAACCTTACGCTATTCCAAAGGAAAAAAGGGAATGGGCCGATGATGCTAAACGAGGTTTAA